The following coding sequences are from one Mesorhizobium onobrychidis window:
- the glmS gene encoding glutamine--fructose-6-phosphate transaminase (isomerizing) produces MCGIVGIVGHQPVSERLVGALKRLEYRGYDSAGVATIAEGSLHCRRAKGKLLNLEARLKEEPLSGTIGIAHTRWATHGAPTERNAHPHFTDGVAVVHNGIIENFAELKDELAAAGAKFQTDTDTEVVVHLLAGHRREGMGRGEAMHTMLKRVRGAYALAILFEDDPSTIMAARNGPPLAIGHGDGEMFLGSDAIALAPFTNAITYLVDGDWAVIGKTGADIFDFDGHPVERPRQTSMAGAYLADKRNHRHFMKKEIYEQPEVIARALGHYINIEGNSVDTASCIDFASVPSVAISACGTAYLAGLIAKYWFERYARLPVEIDVASEFRYREIPLPPQSAALFISQSGETADTLASLRYCKERGLKTGAVVNTRESTIAREADAVFPILAGPEIGVASTKAFTCQLAVLATLAISAAKARGTVTEDEVKALVGSLAEMPCIMGRVLNSIQPDIELLSRELAKCRDVLYLGRGTSFPLAMEGALKLKEISYIHAEGYAAGELKHGPIALIDENMPVIVIAPHDRFFNKTVSNMEEAAARGGRIILITDEKGAAASKLDTMHTIVLPAVDEIIAPMIFSLPIQLLAYHTAVFMGKDVDQPRNLAKSVTVE; encoded by the coding sequence ATGTGCGGAATTGTTGGCATCGTCGGGCACCAGCCGGTGTCGGAGCGGTTGGTCGGCGCATTGAAGCGTCTCGAATATCGAGGATATGACTCAGCCGGCGTTGCCACCATCGCCGAGGGCTCGTTGCACTGTCGGCGCGCCAAGGGCAAGCTCCTCAACCTCGAGGCGAGATTGAAGGAAGAGCCGCTGAGTGGCACCATCGGCATCGCACACACGCGCTGGGCAACTCATGGGGCGCCAACTGAGCGCAACGCGCACCCGCACTTTACGGACGGTGTGGCCGTCGTTCATAACGGGATTATCGAGAATTTCGCCGAATTGAAGGACGAACTGGCGGCGGCAGGCGCCAAGTTCCAGACCGACACCGACACCGAGGTCGTCGTGCATCTCTTAGCAGGACACCGCAGGGAGGGCATGGGGCGAGGTGAGGCAATGCATACCATGCTGAAGCGCGTCAGGGGCGCCTACGCGCTTGCCATTCTCTTCGAGGATGATCCGTCGACCATAATGGCGGCGCGCAATGGACCACCGCTGGCGATCGGTCACGGCGATGGCGAAATGTTCCTGGGCTCCGACGCCATCGCGCTTGCTCCCTTCACGAATGCAATCACCTATCTCGTCGACGGTGACTGGGCCGTTATCGGCAAGACAGGCGCCGATATCTTCGATTTCGATGGCCATCCCGTCGAGCGTCCGCGCCAGACTTCAATGGCCGGGGCATACCTGGCCGATAAGCGCAACCATCGCCACTTCATGAAGAAGGAAATTTACGAGCAGCCCGAGGTCATCGCCCGTGCGCTCGGTCACTACATCAACATCGAAGGGAATTCCGTCGATACGGCTTCTTGCATCGATTTCGCCAGCGTCCCGAGCGTGGCGATCTCGGCATGCGGCACCGCCTATCTGGCCGGACTGATCGCAAAATACTGGTTCGAGCGCTATGCGCGCCTGCCGGTCGAAATCGACGTTGCGTCCGAATTCCGGTACCGGGAGATCCCGTTGCCGCCGCAATCGGCGGCTCTTTTCATTTCGCAGTCCGGCGAAACCGCCGATACGCTCGCATCCCTAAGGTACTGCAAGGAGCGTGGGCTGAAAACCGGCGCTGTCGTTAATACCCGCGAATCGACCATCGCTCGGGAGGCCGACGCGGTCTTCCCGATCCTTGCCGGCCCGGAGATCGGCGTCGCCTCCACCAAGGCTTTCACCTGCCAGCTTGCGGTACTTGCCACACTCGCCATTAGCGCTGCCAAGGCCCGTGGAACGGTAACCGAAGATGAGGTGAAGGCGCTCGTCGGGAGCCTTGCCGAAATGCCGTGCATCATGGGCCGGGTACTGAACAGCATCCAGCCAGATATCGAGCTCCTGTCGCGCGAACTGGCAAAGTGTCGTGACGTCCTGTATCTCGGCCGCGGCACCAGTTTCCCACTGGCGATGGAAGGTGCGCTGAAGCTCAAGGAGATTTCCTACATCCATGCTGAAGGCTACGCGGCTGGTGAATTGAAGCATGGTCCAATCGCATTGATAGACGAGAACATGCCAGTGATCGTCATCGCGCCACATGATCGCTTTTTCAACAAAACCGTCTCCAATATGGAGGAGGCGGCCGCCCGTGGAGGGCGGATTATCCTCATAACCGATGAAAAAGGGGCCGCTGCGTCGAAACTCGACACGATGCATACGATCGTACTGCCGGCCGTCGACGAGATTATCGCGCCGATGATCTTCTCGCTTCCGATACAGCTTCTCGCCTACCACACGGCGGTCTTCATGGGCAAAGATGTCGACCAGCCGCGCAATCTCGCGAAATCGGTCACCGTCGAATGA
- a CDS encoding Lrp/AsnC ligand binding domain-containing protein, giving the protein MDTADKCGASTGRYDTGRQEELSVSMRIPIRIELEALNSRVIELFERSLRKHSVIEECYAVAGNTDYLLFVSVKEIQEFEAIHRNVLSKLPGVKKIKAEFPLRRVLPI; this is encoded by the coding sequence ATGGATACTGCTGACAAGTGCGGCGCTTCGACTGGACGTTATGATACAGGGCGGCAGGAGGAGCTTTCCGTGAGTATGAGAATTCCGATCCGGATCGAACTGGAAGCGCTCAACTCGCGTGTTATCGAGCTTTTCGAAAGGTCTCTCCGGAAGCATTCAGTAATCGAGGAATGCTACGCTGTTGCTGGCAACACCGATTACCTTCTGTTCGTCTCCGTAAAGGAAATCCAGGAGTTCGAGGCGATACACCGTAATGTTCTTTCGAAGCTTCCCGGTGTGAAGAAGATCAAAGCCGAGTTCCCCTTGCGGCGCGTGCTCCCGATTTGA
- the rlxS gene encoding relaxase/mobilization nuclease RlxS (I built this because a sul1 chimera in AMR looks like the C-terminus.) has protein sequence MQDDEFRPKLGRIGSRGSKAGKRFASQVRAAINRAGGRPPRGGRFNGSRAGRGGAAAALLKSRDRYAAFRQRRVVVKARVVKLAGKGQDGARAHLRYIQRDGVTREGAPGELYGADSDSVDGTAFLDRAEGDRHQFRFIVAPEDSTEYDDLKPLARRLMAQMEEDLGTKLDWVAVDHFNTGHPHIHIIIRGKDDRGENLVIAREYISSGMRERAAELVSLDLGPRTDREIEQRLRQEMEQERFTSIDRQLISMRGDDGLVAPVGRDAFRQTLHQGRLRKLERMGLAEEISSGRWRLDDELEATLRRIGQHGDIIKTMHREIAGKGLFRSAADCVIHERSRQFAQPVVGRVVARGLADEINDRHYLIVDGVDGKSHYIDVGKGEATGPTPEGCIVRVTPRSTEPRQVDRTVVEIAAVHGGRYNVDIHLKHDPSAREPFAETHVRRLEAIRRETGTVRREADGTWTIAPNHLDHVADYERKRAAAAPVVVDELSSMPLEQQVGFDGATWIDREMASDTPEALRNSGFGREVREAQARRRQWLIAQGLAFEEQDRTVYRANMISILRQRELNRVAGQLSEELGLSYAEARAGDRVEGTLRRSVELASGKYAIIEKSREFVLVPWRPVLERHIGKEVSGMVQREGISWNIGRQRSGPSVS, from the coding sequence GTGCAGGATGACGAATTCAGGCCGAAGCTAGGCAGAATAGGCTCGCGCGGCTCGAAGGCAGGCAAACGCTTCGCCAGCCAGGTCCGGGCGGCGATCAACAGAGCCGGCGGCAGGCCCCCGCGCGGCGGCCGCTTTAACGGCAGCCGGGCAGGGCGCGGCGGCGCGGCCGCCGCGCTGCTGAAATCACGCGACAGATATGCTGCCTTCCGGCAGCGGCGGGTGGTGGTCAAGGCGCGCGTCGTCAAGCTGGCCGGCAAAGGCCAGGATGGGGCGCGTGCGCATCTGCGCTACATCCAGCGCGACGGCGTTACCCGGGAGGGCGCGCCTGGCGAGCTATACGGCGCTGACAGTGACAGCGTCGACGGCACGGCCTTCCTCGATCGTGCCGAGGGCGATCGACATCAGTTCCGCTTCATCGTCGCACCCGAAGACAGCACCGAGTATGATGACCTGAAGCCACTCGCGCGCCGGCTCATGGCGCAGATGGAGGAGGATCTCGGCACGAAGCTCGACTGGGTTGCCGTCGATCATTTCAACACCGGCCACCCGCACATCCACATCATCATCCGTGGCAAGGACGATCGCGGCGAGAACCTCGTCATAGCGCGGGAATATATCTCGAGCGGAATGCGCGAACGGGCGGCCGAGCTGGTCAGCCTCGATCTCGGTCCGCGAACCGATCGCGAGATCGAGCAGCGCCTGCGCCAGGAAATGGAGCAGGAGCGCTTCACCAGCATCGACCGGCAGCTGATCAGCATGCGCGGCGACGACGGACTGGTTGCGCCGGTCGGTCGCGACGCCTTTCGACAGACGCTGCACCAGGGTCGCCTGCGCAAACTCGAGCGGATGGGTCTGGCCGAGGAGATCAGCTCTGGCCGCTGGCGCCTCGACGATGAACTCGAAGCAACACTGCGGCGCATCGGCCAGCACGGTGACATCATCAAGACGATGCACCGCGAAATTGCCGGCAAAGGACTATTCCGAAGTGCCGCCGACTGTGTGATCCACGAACGATCCAGGCAGTTCGCGCAACCTGTCGTTGGCCGCGTTGTCGCGCGCGGCCTTGCCGACGAGATCAACGACCGCCACTACCTCATCGTGGATGGGGTGGACGGAAAAAGCCACTACATCGATGTCGGCAAAGGGGAGGCCACCGGACCGACGCCCGAGGGCTGCATCGTCCGTGTCACCCCGAGAAGCACCGAGCCGAGGCAGGTTGACCGCACCGTCGTCGAGATCGCCGCCGTCCATGGCGGGCGCTACAATGTTGATATCCACCTGAAGCATGATCCATCTGCCCGCGAACCGTTCGCCGAAACCCACGTGCGACGGTTGGAAGCCATTCGCCGCGAGACCGGCACGGTCAGGCGCGAAGCCGACGGCACATGGACCATCGCGCCCAACCATCTCGACCACGTCGCCGACTACGAGCGCAAGCGAGCCGCGGCTGCGCCTGTTGTCGTCGACGAGCTCTCATCAATGCCGCTGGAGCAGCAGGTCGGTTTCGACGGTGCCACATGGATCGACCGGGAGATGGCTTCTGATACACCGGAGGCCCTGCGCAACTCCGGCTTTGGCCGTGAGGTGCGGGAGGCGCAAGCCCGCAGGCGGCAGTGGCTGATTGCTCAAGGACTCGCGTTTGAAGAGCAGGACCGGACCGTCTATCGCGCCAACATGATTTCGATCCTCCGCCAGCGTGAGCTGAACCGGGTTGCCGGTCAGCTTTCGGAAGAGCTCGGTCTGTCCTATGCTGAAGCGCGAGCCGGAGACCGGGTAGAGGGCACGCTCCGCCGCTCAGTTGAGCTCGCCAGCGGCAAATACGCCATTATCGAGAAATCGCGCGAGTTCGTGCTGGTCCCGTGGCGGCCGGTGCTCGAGCGGCATATCGGCAAAGAGGTTTCTGGCATGGTGCAGCGCGAGGGTATCTCCTGGAACATCGGTCGGCAAAGGAGTGGGCCCAGCGTTTCATGA
- a CDS encoding lytic transglycosylase domain-containing protein — protein sequence MDRMTLLMFGTIAFASCVCSASIGAEPVAISQSPQLQRWHEFTAQASRRFRIPEAWIYAVMDAESGGRTMLDGRPITSRAGAMGLMQVMPETYEDMRAEYRLGADPHDPRDNILAGTAYLSAMYDRFGFPGLFAAYNAGPERYEEHLKRGKPLPKETVAYLKQLREKGALATDMDELEGESKAPNSQNAPSGRSLFFPRDGVPTGEAKGDLFVPLGADRARTKEPNGG from the coding sequence ATGGACCGAATGACTCTCCTGATGTTCGGCACGATCGCCTTTGCGTCATGCGTCTGTTCCGCCTCGATCGGCGCTGAGCCGGTCGCCATCTCCCAAAGTCCGCAGCTTCAAAGGTGGCACGAGTTCACAGCGCAAGCAAGCAGACGCTTCCGTATTCCCGAAGCCTGGATTTACGCCGTCATGGATGCCGAAAGCGGTGGCAGGACCATGCTCGACGGCCGCCCCATCACATCACGCGCGGGCGCAATGGGCCTGATGCAGGTCATGCCCGAAACTTATGAGGACATGCGTGCCGAATACCGTCTGGGAGCCGATCCGCACGATCCGCGTGACAATATCCTGGCCGGAACCGCCTATCTCAGCGCCATGTATGACCGCTTCGGATTCCCCGGCCTGTTTGCCGCCTACAACGCAGGACCCGAGCGTTACGAAGAGCATTTGAAGCGTGGGAAGCCGCTGCCGAAGGAGACGGTTGCCTACCTTAAACAGCTCAGGGAAAAGGGGGCTTTAGCCACCGACATGGATGAACTCGAAGGGGAGTCCAAGGCGCCAAACAGCCAGAACGCCCCCTCCGGACGCTCGCTCTTCTTCCCCCGTGATGGCGTTCCCACCGGCGAAGCGAAAGGCGATCTCTTCGTGCCGCTCGGCGCTGATCGCGCTCGGACGAAAGAGCCGAATGGCGGGTGA
- a CDS encoding S26 family signal peptidase: MSRHPSIHLIGSRLRRFRARKTIAAAVIGLALIGFAGFVKPTPWLVWNASASAPVGLYRVGFAAPATGHLVLVRPPESVAELAAERGYLPRNVPLVKRLAALPDDHVCAFNDAIIIAGEIVARRLPTDTRGRPLPWWNGCRTLADTEVFLLGNDNIRSFDSRYFGPVPAPNVIGRLVPIWTE, encoded by the coding sequence ATGAGCCGGCACCCTTCCATCCATCTGATCGGCAGCCGTCTGCGGCGCTTCCGGGCACGCAAAACCATCGCCGCTGCCGTGATTGGACTGGCCCTGATCGGCTTCGCCGGCTTCGTCAAACCAACGCCCTGGCTGGTCTGGAACGCCTCCGCTAGCGCGCCCGTCGGCCTCTATCGCGTCGGGTTTGCAGCACCGGCTACGGGTCATCTCGTGCTCGTCCGTCCGCCAGAATCGGTCGCCGAACTCGCCGCCGAGCGCGGCTATCTGCCCCGCAACGTGCCGCTGGTAAAACGTCTTGCCGCGCTGCCGGACGACCATGTCTGCGCCTTCAATGACGCCATCATCATCGCCGGCGAGATCGTTGCGCGACGGCTGCCAACTGACACCAGAGGCCGCCCGCTGCCATGGTGGAACGGATGCCGCACGCTCGCCGACACTGAAGTCTTCCTGCTCGGGAACGACAATATCCGGTCATTCGACAGCCGCTATTTCGGGCCTGTCCCAGCTCCAAATGTCATCGGGAGGCTCGTGCCGATATGGACCGAATGA
- a CDS encoding helix-turn-helix transcriptional regulator, with protein MDDENERAARAKKGSPFLSTAQAAFYIGLSQRTLEKMRLTGGGPKFRKHGRYVRYHIDELDGWSKGHPQHSTAEGGEAGSGQTGQGGRS; from the coding sequence ATGGACGACGAAAACGAACGCGCGGCCCGCGCCAAAAAGGGCAGTCCCTTTCTCAGCACAGCCCAAGCCGCCTTCTATATCGGGCTCTCCCAGCGCACGCTGGAAAAGATGCGGCTCACGGGCGGCGGCCCGAAATTCCGCAAGCACGGCCGCTACGTCCGCTACCACATCGACGAACTCGACGGCTGGTCGAAAGGACACCCGCAGCACTCCACTGCCGAGGGTGGTGAGGCCGGTTCCGGCCAAACCGGTCAGGGAGGCCGCTCATGA
- a CDS encoding DUF736 domain-containing protein — protein MTAIGYVNKQENGGYKGQLKTLSVRADIDIVPNQAKCADNHPDFRVLTQGVEVGAGWIRTGETSGKDYVSLSIAAPEFGPRKLYANLGRAAGQDDDDTYAIIWNPAD, from the coding sequence ATGACCGCGATCGGTTACGTCAACAAGCAGGAAAACGGCGGCTACAAGGGCCAGCTCAAGACGCTCAGCGTCCGCGCCGACATCGACATCGTCCCCAATCAGGCCAAGTGCGCCGACAACCATCCCGACTTCCGGGTGCTGACGCAAGGGGTCGAAGTTGGCGCCGGCTGGATCCGCACCGGCGAAACTTCCGGCAAGGACTATGTGAGCCTGTCGATTGCAGCGCCGGAGTTCGGACCGCGCAAGCTCTACGCCAATCTCGGCCGCGCCGCCGGCCAGGACGATGACGACACCTACGCCATCATCTGGAACCCGGCCGACTGA
- a CDS encoding DUF2958 domain-containing protein, with amino-acid sequence MILITDELRARLLANGAADTETDHAPVVKLFDSTGPATWLLTELDADGDTLFGLCDLGFGFPELGSVSLAELETVKGPLGLGIERDLHFKARFPLSVYARAARSAGQITEAERLLRQAAEALAKSHSELPPDAAEQRR; translated from the coding sequence ATGATCCTGATCACCGATGAACTGCGCGCCCGTCTTCTCGCCAATGGCGCTGCCGACACAGAAACCGACCACGCACCTGTCGTGAAATTGTTCGATTCGACTGGGCCTGCGACCTGGCTTCTAACCGAACTCGATGCCGACGGCGACACGCTGTTCGGCCTTTGCGACCTCGGCTTCGGCTTCCCTGAACTCGGCAGCGTCAGCCTTGCCGAACTCGAAACCGTAAAGGGGCCGCTCGGACTGGGCATCGAGCGCGACCTTCATTTCAAAGCGCGTTTTCCGCTGTCCGTCTATGCGAGGGCCGCGCGCAGCGCCGGCCAGATCACCGAAGCCGAGCGGCTTCTGCGGCAGGCAGCGGAAGCACTTGCCAAATCCCATTCCGAGCTTCCGCCCGACGCTGCGGAACAGCGCCGCTAG
- a CDS encoding ArdC family protein, translating to MRANNKRSGSRAAGARKGGCSGASLYQEITDRIVAELERGTVPWVKPWGTAKADLGLPRNAATQRRYSGINILILWGAVIERSYPSQNWLTFRQALALGGNVRKGERGTTIVHADRFVPKDEKERAKADGDEPQAVPFLKRFTVFNVAQCDNLPDHLHAAAEPLPAREIVPQAEQLILRSGADFRIGGDRAFYMPGSDTIHVPPQPAFFHQIDYYRTCFHELGHWTGHPTRLARDLSGSFGSRTYAREELVAEITAAFVCSSLGIEPTVRHSDYIGSWLTVLREDNRAIFRAASHASKAADFLLGLNADVEGEAHADIAA from the coding sequence ATGCGTGCAAACAACAAGCGTTCCGGCAGCCGAGCGGCTGGCGCACGCAAGGGCGGGTGCTCAGGCGCCAGCCTCTATCAGGAGATCACAGACCGCATCGTTGCCGAACTGGAGCGCGGCACCGTGCCGTGGGTCAAGCCCTGGGGCACAGCAAAGGCAGACCTTGGCCTGCCCAGGAATGCAGCCACCCAGCGCCGCTATTCCGGCATCAATATCCTGATCCTGTGGGGCGCCGTCATCGAGCGCTCATACCCCAGCCAGAACTGGCTCACCTTCCGGCAGGCGCTTGCCCTTGGCGGCAATGTCAGGAAGGGCGAGCGCGGCACGACCATCGTTCATGCTGACCGCTTCGTTCCCAAGGACGAAAAGGAACGCGCCAAGGCCGATGGCGACGAACCGCAGGCCGTGCCTTTTTTGAAGCGCTTTACCGTCTTCAATGTCGCGCAGTGCGATAATCTGCCCGACCATCTCCACGCCGCCGCCGAGCCGCTGCCGGCGCGCGAAATCGTTCCGCAGGCCGAGCAACTTATTCTCAGAAGCGGTGCGGATTTCCGTATCGGTGGCGATCGCGCTTTCTACATGCCCGGCAGCGACACCATCCACGTGCCGCCCCAGCCGGCGTTCTTCCACCAGATCGACTATTACCGGACCTGCTTTCACGAGCTTGGCCACTGGACCGGCCACCCGACGCGACTCGCGCGCGACCTGTCAGGCTCATTCGGCTCCAGGACTTATGCGCGCGAGGAACTGGTCGCCGAAATCACCGCCGCCTTCGTCTGCTCCAGTCTCGGCATTGAGCCGACGGTGCGCCATTCCGATTACATCGGCTCATGGCTGACGGTTCTGCGCGAGGACAATCGCGCCATTTTCCGCGCCGCCAGCCATGCCTCGAAAGCCGCCGATTTCCTGCTTGGTCTCAATGCCGACGTCGAAGGTGAGGCGCATGCCGATATCGCCGCATGA
- a CDS encoding DsbA family protein, with protein MRRARGARSRKQGKYETFNRALFAFPGPVNQRTTLAVAARVGLDVERLKRDMQDPAITDAIARDRALANALYITGTPALVVGDQVLAGVVEMAGLQRCIADVRAKAKIQSSTAAKSVF; from the coding sequence ATTCGCCGCGCGCGCGGCGCTCGCTCTCGCAAACAGGGAAAATATGAAACGTTCAATCGCGCCCTTTTTGCTTTCCCCGGCCCGGTCAACCAAAGGACCACTCTAGCCGTTGCGGCACGTGTGGGCCTCGATGTTGAGCGCCTCAAGCGGGACATGCAAGACCCGGCCATCACCGACGCCATCGCACGAGATCGCGCGCTCGCCAACGCTCTGTACATCACCGGCACGCCAGCGTTGGTGGTCGGCGACCAAGTGCTAGCCGGGGTGGTCGAGATGGCCGGGCTGCAACGCTGCATCGCTGATGTGCGCGCAAAGGCTAAGATTCAGTCTTCCACAGCTGCAAAATCGGTATTTTGA
- a CDS encoding thioredoxin domain-containing protein — protein MPKPNAAVIALLALAVSVLGALMQNRHTLGNLQLPEGRRLLAADWRILIPQHRDALLNDPASPIAGNPQGDVTIVSFLDYNCPHCERMDLILQQAVEHDPNLRIVRKQFPVLGPPSQFAARAALALANRENMKRSIAPFLLSPARSTKGPL, from the coding sequence ATGCCGAAGCCAAATGCCGCCGTGATCGCTCTCTTAGCCCTCGCCGTGTCCGTGCTGGGGGCGCTAATGCAAAATCGACATACCCTCGGGAACCTGCAACTGCCGGAAGGCCGTCGCCTGCTCGCGGCGGACTGGCGGATACTCATTCCGCAGCATCGCGACGCCCTCCTCAACGACCCCGCCTCGCCGATCGCCGGCAATCCGCAAGGCGACGTTACCATCGTCTCATTCCTCGACTACAACTGTCCGCACTGCGAGCGAATGGACCTCATTCTCCAGCAAGCCGTCGAGCATGATCCCAATCTGAGGATTGTGCGTAAACAGTTCCCGGTCCTGGGACCGCCTTCCCAATTCGCCGCGCGCGCGGCGCTCGCTCTCGCAAACAGGGAAAATATGAAACGTTCAATCGCGCCCTTTTTGCTTTCCCCGGCCCGGTCAACCAAAGGACCACTCTAG
- a CDS encoding cation:dicarboxylate symporter family transporter — protein sequence MLAPQVHSANAGPRKPHIARFYVQVLAAIALGVAVGYFYPGTGEALKPLGDAFIKLVKMIIAPVIFLTVTTGIAGMNDLKKVGRVAGKAMIYFLTFSSLAVIVGLIVGNVVQPGAGLDIDPASLDGQAVQGYAAKAHEQSVTGFLMNIIPSTIIGAFAEGDILQVLFFSVLFGIALAMAGDTGKPVLSLLQALLAPVFKLVGILMQAALVEGAGARRSVLGLVIPAGHFFNREGINIYMTLPALFIAQATHTHLSIGGRILLLFVALLPSKRTIRITDAGLVTFAAMLFVVPTVPGAGVALILRVDHFISECRVLAIFLRNAVGTLIAARYRASRIKEVCQRLSRASPSALWRWKLRSPGVTNGGRCWSTHANAARRLGSARRSEGDMEEPPDGAGTDTYLLPATADTGGTAGQAVQSNDQLFRRRASHCCPAVHC from the coding sequence GTGTTAGCTCCACAAGTCCACAGCGCAAACGCCGGGCCTCGTAAGCCCCATATTGCGCGGTTTTACGTGCAGGTGCTTGCCGCCATCGCGCTTGGCGTCGCAGTTGGCTATTTTTATCCGGGGACCGGAGAGGCCCTGAAGCCGCTCGGCGATGCTTTCATCAAGCTGGTGAAGATGATTATCGCGCCGGTGATCTTTCTGACCGTCACGACCGGCATTGCCGGCATGAACGATCTCAAGAAGGTCGGCCGGGTCGCCGGCAAGGCGATGATCTATTTCCTCACCTTCTCGAGCCTCGCAGTGATCGTCGGTCTCATTGTCGGCAATGTCGTTCAGCCTGGGGCCGGCCTCGACATCGATCCGGCCTCGCTCGATGGCCAGGCCGTGCAGGGCTATGCCGCCAAGGCCCACGAGCAGTCGGTGACCGGCTTCCTGATGAACATCATCCCGTCAACGATCATTGGTGCCTTCGCCGAAGGCGACATCCTGCAGGTCCTGTTCTTCTCGGTTCTGTTCGGCATCGCGCTGGCGATGGCCGGAGACACGGGCAAGCCTGTGCTTTCCTTGCTTCAGGCGCTCCTCGCGCCGGTGTTCAAGCTGGTCGGCATCCTGATGCAAGCCGCGCTTGTTGAAGGGGCGGGCGCCAGGCGTTCGGTCCTGGGCCTGGTCATCCCGGCCGGACATTTTTTCAATCGAGAGGGCATCAATATCTACATGACGTTGCCCGCCCTGTTCATCGCCCAGGCGACGCACACGCATCTGTCGATCGGCGGTCGGATCCTGCTGCTGTTCGTCGCCTTGCTCCCTTCGAAGAGAACAATTCGCATCACCGATGCAGGCCTCGTCACGTTCGCTGCAATGCTCTTTGTCGTTCCGACCGTCCCGGGTGCCGGCGTGGCGCTTATTCTTCGCGTCGACCACTTTATATCGGAGTGCCGTGTGCTGGCGATCTTTCTCCGCAACGCAGTGGGAACGCTCATTGCCGCACGGTACAGAGCGAGCCGGATAAAGGAGGTTTGTCAGAGGCTCTCACGAGCGAGTCCTTCGGCGCTCTGGCGTTGGAAGCTCAGGTCGCCCGGCGTGACGAACGGCGGCCGCTGCTGGTCAACTCACGCGAACGCCGCTCGGCGATTGGGGTCGGCTCGTCGGAGCGAAGGCGACATGGAGGAACCGCCAGATGGCGCCGGCACCGACACTTATTTGCTCCCCGCGACTGCCGATACTGGCGGAACTGCGGGTCAAGCGGTCCAAAGCAACGACCAACTTTTTCGCCGACGGGCCAGCCATTGCTGCCCTGCCGTTCACTGCTGA